The following proteins come from a genomic window of Gammaproteobacteria bacterium:
- the nqrM gene encoding (Na+)-NQR maturation NqrM: protein MGTFIVTFAVLLLAFGGLAIGLLHGKPIKGSCGGLSTMTGDRCDVCGGQPEKCEEASGR, encoded by the coding sequence ATGGGTACTTTCATCGTCACATTCGCGGTTCTTCTTCTGGCATTCGGCGGGCTCGCCATCGGTTTGCTGCACGGCAAGCCGATCAAGGGCAGTTGCGGCGGTCTGTCGACAATGACCGGCGACCGCTGCGACGTCTGCGGCGGCCAGCCCGAGAAGTGTGAAGAGGCTTCCGGGCGGTAA
- a CDS encoding CBS domain-containing protein, whose product MATLQNVTARDFMSANLVSFSADMDVLTAIQLLLEKGCSAGPVFDRLGNLVGILSEKDCIQVALNAGYHGEWGGKVSQFMSTSVITVDADDSILDVARRFAGSPFKLYPVVGDNRVIGHITRSHVLRAIDSMRGKYPV is encoded by the coding sequence ATGGCCACATTGCAGAACGTCACGGCCAGGGACTTCATGTCGGCCAATCTCGTCAGTTTCTCGGCAGACATGGACGTGCTGACAGCAATCCAGCTGCTGCTGGAAAAAGGCTGTTCCGCCGGTCCGGTGTTCGATCGGCTCGGCAATCTCGTCGGCATCCTGTCCGAAAAGGACTGCATCCAGGTCGCACTCAATGCCGGATATCACGGCGAATGGGGCGGCAAGGTCTCGCAGTTCATGTCCACCAGCGTGATCACCGTGGATGCCGACGACAGTATTCTCGATGTCGCGCGGCGTTTCGCCGGATCACCGTTCAAGCTTTACCCGGTGGTTGGCGACAACCGTGTCATCGGCCACATCACGCGTAGCCACGTGCTGCGCGCCATAGACTCGATGCGCGGCAAGTATCCGGTTTGA
- a CDS encoding ABC transporter ATP-binding protein/permease: MPAKPEWRSLGRLWPYLREFPLRVGIALSLLVAAKLAGVSLPMVMKHLVDALDTEGAAVVAIPLLLLLFYGVLRLIVVLFSELRDVIFGRVAERAMRRAALEVFRHLHRLDLGYHLSRQTGGLSRDIERGVSGISFLLRFLTFNIVPTLFEMLLVAGILLVQYGWVYALIVLGAVSLYVLFSVVVTEWRTRFVRTANQLDSQANTRAIDSLLNYETVKLFVNEDYEAREYDRALADWERAQRRNRKSLATLNIGQAIIIAGSVTGIMVLASAQVAAGDMTIGDFVAINAYMTQLFIPLNVLGFVYREIRRALTDMQRMLAMLDVAPAVVDEPGARTLAVRTAAVRFEQVGFAYDASRPILRELSFEIPAGRTVAVVGPSGAGKSTLARLLFRFYNPDRGRILVGGRDITDYTQNSLRTHIGVVPQDTVLFNDSLAYNIGYGRPGASREDIERVVRLAHLDGFVAQLPDGLDTQVGERGLKLSGGEKQRVSIARALLKDPPIMIFDEATSSLDTESERAILGALAEAARQRTTLVIAHRLSTVVDADQIIVLRHGLIVERGSHTELLEAGGDYAHLWNLQRRELATVVADPAEV, from the coding sequence ATGCCAGCGAAACCGGAGTGGCGCAGCCTTGGCAGGCTGTGGCCCTATCTGCGCGAATTTCCGCTGCGTGTCGGTATTGCGCTGAGCCTGCTCGTCGCCGCCAAGCTGGCCGGCGTGAGCCTGCCGATGGTCATGAAGCATCTGGTCGATGCGCTCGACACCGAGGGTGCGGCGGTGGTCGCAATTCCGTTGCTGCTGCTGTTGTTCTATGGCGTGCTGCGGCTGATCGTGGTGCTGTTCTCCGAGCTGCGTGACGTCATCTTTGGCCGCGTCGCCGAGCGCGCGATGCGCCGTGCCGCATTGGAAGTGTTCCGCCACTTGCATCGTCTGGACCTGGGCTATCACCTGTCGCGCCAGACCGGTGGCTTGTCACGCGACATCGAGCGTGGCGTTTCGGGCATCAGCTTTCTGCTGCGTTTCCTCACTTTCAACATCGTGCCGACCTTGTTCGAGATGCTGCTCGTGGCCGGGATCCTGTTGGTCCAGTACGGCTGGGTCTATGCCCTAATCGTGCTCGGCGCCGTCAGCTTGTACGTACTGTTCTCGGTGGTGGTGACCGAATGGCGCACGCGCTTCGTGCGTACCGCCAATCAGCTGGATTCGCAGGCCAATACGCGCGCCATCGATTCGCTGCTGAACTACGAAACCGTGAAGCTGTTCGTCAACGAGGACTACGAGGCGCGCGAGTACGACCGGGCACTGGCGGACTGGGAACGCGCGCAGCGCCGCAACCGCAAATCGCTGGCGACGCTCAATATCGGCCAGGCCATCATCATTGCCGGTTCGGTCACCGGCATCATGGTGTTGGCCTCGGCGCAGGTGGCGGCCGGCGACATGACGATCGGCGATTTCGTAGCGATCAATGCCTATATGACGCAGTTGTTCATCCCGCTGAATGTGCTCGGCTTCGTCTATCGGGAAATCCGCCGTGCCCTGACCGACATGCAGCGCATGCTGGCGATGCTGGACGTAGCGCCGGCGGTGGTCGACGAACCCGGCGCGCGGACCCTGGCCGTGCGTACGGCAGCCGTGCGCTTCGAGCAGGTGGGCTTCGCCTACGACGCAAGTCGGCCGATACTGCGCGAGCTGAGTTTCGAGATTCCGGCAGGTCGGACCGTGGCCGTGGTCGGGCCCAGCGGCGCCGGAAAATCCACCCTGGCGCGCCTGTTGTTCCGATTCTACAACCCGGACCGGGGACGAATTCTCGTGGGCGGGCGCGACATCACCGACTACACGCAGAACAGCCTGCGCACGCATATCGGCGTGGTGCCGCAGGACACCGTGCTGTTCAATGACAGCCTGGCCTACAACATCGGCTACGGCCGGCCGGGCGCCTCGCGCGAGGATATCGAACGCGTGGTGCGGCTGGCGCATCTGGACGGTTTCGTCGCGCAACTGCCGGATGGCCTCGATACGCAGGTCGGCGAACGCGGCCTGAAGCTCTCGGGCGGAGAAAAGCAGCGCGTAAGCATCGCAAGGGCGCTGCTCAAGGATCCGCCGATCATGATCTTCGACGAGGCCACATCCTCGCTGGACACCGAATCCGAGCGGGCGATTCTGGGCGCACTGGCGGAAGCGGCGCGGCAGCGGACCACGCTGGTGATTGCACACAGGCTGTCGACCGTGGTCGACGCCGACCAGATCATCGTGTTGCGCCACGGCCTCATCGTTGAACGGGGCTCGCACACGGAACTGCTCGAAGCCGGCGGAGACTACGCGCACTTGTGGAATCTGCAACGTCGCGAACTGGCGACCGTCGTCGCTGATCCGGCCGAGGTCTGA
- a CDS encoding 1-acyl-sn-glycerol-3-phosphate acyltransferase: protein MQQTSLKQKLTDRFVSAEIQGLLARVPKPLGSFGYDPWGYNEDAIKFAVPPVRWLYERYFRVVAHGLENIPSEGRVLIVPNHSGQLPMDGLMIGYAMLTNPHGPRAGRAMIERFFPTVPWLGNWLNAIGGVIGDPVNCGRMLDREEAVVVFPEGIRGSGKLYRDRYKLQRFGNGFMHLALQHNVPIVPVGVVGCEETMPSLFNISPLARLLGVPYVPIAPPLPLPARVILNFGEPMRFECPVQSEDEVLARVDMVKKAIGGLIRKGLKERKKVF from the coding sequence ATGCAGCAAACCAGCCTGAAGCAGAAATTGACCGACCGATTCGTCAGCGCCGAGATCCAGGGTTTGCTGGCGCGTGTACCGAAGCCGCTCGGTAGCTTCGGCTATGACCCCTGGGGCTACAACGAAGACGCGATCAAGTTCGCCGTGCCGCCGGTGCGCTGGCTCTACGAGCGCTATTTCCGCGTAGTCGCCCACGGACTGGAGAACATTCCGTCCGAAGGCCGCGTTCTGATCGTACCGAACCATTCGGGGCAGCTGCCGATGGATGGCCTGATGATCGGCTACGCGATGCTGACCAATCCGCACGGCCCGCGCGCCGGGCGCGCCATGATCGAACGTTTCTTCCCGACGGTGCCGTGGCTCGGCAACTGGCTCAATGCGATCGGTGGCGTGATCGGCGATCCGGTCAATTGCGGGCGCATGCTCGACCGCGAAGAGGCCGTTGTGGTCTTTCCTGAAGGCATACGCGGCAGCGGCAAGCTTTATCGTGATCGTTACAAGTTGCAGCGGTTCGGCAACGGATTCATGCATCTGGCCTTGCAGCACAACGTTCCGATCGTGCCGGTCGGCGTGGTTGGCTGCGAGGAAACCATGCCGTCGCTGTTCAATATCTCGCCGCTGGCGCGTCTGCTCGGGGTGCCCTATGTGCCGATCGCGCCGCCGCTGCCGCTGCCGGCGCGCGTGATCCTCAACTTCGGCGAGCCGATGCGCTTCGAGTGTCCCGTGCAAAGCGAGGATGAAGTGCTGGCGCGGGTCGACATGGTCAAGAAGGCAATCGGGGGCTTGATACGCAAGGGTCTGAAGGAACGGAAGAAGGTCTTTTAG
- a CDS encoding NAD-dependent epimerase/dehydratase family protein: protein MPPPKRKTVLVTGAAGALAKRVIARLHERHNVVAVDFRRRVETDEGIPSYKVATHTRGFEDIFRRHQFDAVLHIGRMFAHESDRLRRYNTNVLGAKRLLDLCCKYKVSQVVMHSTYFVYGASPYNPALLSEEAPLKASEVTQDLVDSVELESLAQIYLWKHRKLHMTILRPCNVLGPGVKNSMSLLLSRPLAPVLTGFSPMMQFVHVEDMAEAMVLAFERNRPGIYNVAPEDWVPYQEAVVQAGCRKLSVPSVPPMLPKAISGLLNWNAFFPPYLINYFKYPVIIDGHAFRDTFGWSPRHSLSDIFSYYRKQKAISPH, encoded by the coding sequence ATGCCGCCCCCCAAGAGAAAGACGGTTCTGGTGACCGGCGCCGCCGGTGCGCTCGCCAAGCGGGTGATCGCCCGGCTTCACGAGCGCCACAACGTCGTGGCTGTGGACTTTCGCCGTCGCGTCGAGACCGACGAAGGAATTCCTTCGTACAAGGTGGCCACACATACGCGCGGCTTCGAGGACATTTTTCGGCGCCACCAGTTCGACGCCGTGCTGCACATCGGCCGCATGTTCGCGCATGAATCCGATCGCCTGCGCCGTTACAACACCAATGTACTCGGTGCGAAGCGCCTGCTCGACCTGTGCTGCAAGTACAAGGTTTCCCAGGTCGTCATGCATTCCACGTATTTCGTCTACGGCGCCAGTCCCTACAATCCGGCTTTGTTGTCGGAAGAGGCGCCACTCAAGGCCTCCGAGGTGACCCAGGATCTGGTGGATTCGGTCGAACTCGAAAGCCTCGCGCAGATCTATCTGTGGAAGCATCGCAAGCTGCACATGACGATCCTGCGGCCATGCAATGTGCTCGGTCCGGGCGTCAAGAACAGCATGTCGCTGCTGTTGTCGAGACCGCTGGCACCGGTGCTGACGGGGTTTTCTCCGATGATGCAGTTCGTCCATGTGGAGGACATGGCGGAGGCGATGGTGCTGGCTTTCGAGAGGAACCGGCCCGGCATCTACAACGTGGCGCCCGAAGACTGGGTGCCCTATCAGGAGGCCGTCGTGCAGGCAGGGTGCCGCAAGTTGTCGGTGCCCTCGGTGCCGCCAATGCTACCCAAGGCGATCAGTGGTCTGCTCAACTGGAACGCCTTCTTTCCGCCTTATCTGATCAACTATTTCAAATATCCGGTGATCATCGATGGGCATGCCTTCCGCGATACCTTCGGCTGGTCCCCCAGGCACAGCCTGAGCGATATCTTTTCGTACTATCGCAAGCAAAAGGCGATTTCGCCGCACTAG
- a CDS encoding DNA starvation/stationary phase protection protein translates to MKIDIGISQEQRQTIAKGLSRVLADEYTLYLKTHNFHWNVTGPMFNTLHQMFEGQYTESAAAVDQIAERIRALGYPAPGSYKQYAELSQIEEEPGVPEWKDMVVQLVSGHETVARTAREVFQQAEQADDEATADLLTQRMQLHEKTAWMLRSLLE, encoded by the coding sequence ATGAAGATCGATATCGGAATCAGCCAGGAACAGCGTCAGACCATCGCCAAGGGATTGAGCCGGGTGCTGGCCGACGAATACACGCTGTACCTCAAGACCCACAACTTTCACTGGAACGTGACCGGCCCGATGTTCAACACCCTGCATCAGATGTTCGAGGGTCAGTACACTGAATCTGCGGCGGCGGTCGACCAGATTGCCGAGCGCATTCGCGCGCTTGGCTATCCCGCGCCCGGTTCCTACAAGCAGTACGCCGAACTCTCGCAGATCGAGGAAGAACCGGGCGTACCGGAGTGGAAGGACATGGTGGTCCAGCTCGTCAGCGGTCATGAAACCGTTGCGCGGACCGCTCGCGAGGTGTTCCAGCAGGCCGAGCAGGCCGACGACGAAGCCACGGCCGATCTGCTGACACAGCGCATGCAATTGCACGAGAAGACCGCATGGATGCTGCGCAGTCTGCTCGAGTAA